CCGACACCACGGCCTTGATGCGGGCGTCGTGGGTCCAGGCGGCTTTCATCGCCTCGGCGGACGGCGGGTGCGCGGCGGTCAGCTTGCAGTCGAAGAAGTCGGGATGGGCCTTGCAATGCGGGGCCACGGTCGACAGGTCCGGCTCGGCGCCGGCCGCCACCAGCACGGTGAAGCCGCCCGACGAGAAGCCGAACGCGCCGACCCGGTCCGCATCGATCGCCCCATGCATCGGCGAGGCCTTCAGCATGTAGTCGATCACCGCCGAAAGCTGGCGCGGCCGGTTGGCCATGTCGGTGGCGCGGCTCTGGTCGGCGTAGTTGTCGCCGGTGTGGGTGAGGGCGGCGACCACGAAGCCGGCCTCCGCCAGGGCCTGGGCGGTGTCGGCATGGCCGCCGAAGAAGCCGCCGTTGCCGTGTGACATGACGATCAGCGGCAGGTGGTCGCCGACCAGCGGCGCGCCGGGGGCGGCGACCTGGTCGGCGATGCCCAGCGGCATGGGCCTGGCCGGCGCGTCGGTCGGATACCAGACGCCGACGGTGATCGGCGCGCCGCCTTGCGGATCGGCGGCCTGGACCACGGTAAAGCCGGCGTTGGCGGCCAGGGCGGGGGAGGCCAGCCCCAGGATCAGAACGGCGAGCGGGGCGAGAAGCAGGGAGCGGAGCGGCATGGACGTCCTCGGGCGGATGGAAGATGTCGAGGCTGATGCCGTCCCGGGCCGGGTCGCGCCACGGTAGCTTCGCGAATGGGCGAACGGGTTCGCGAACCGGCGAACCGACGCTATAGCAGCAGCATGAGCGCCCCGATGGCCAGAGCCGAACCCCTGCTGGGAAGCGCCCGCGAATGGGCCATCGACTTCGCCGTCGCGATCACCGTCGGCGTGTTCGTCGGCGTGATCGGGCCCTATGGCAGCTATCTGAACGGCGCGCCGGGGCCGCGGGTCTTCCACTTCGTCGTCTGCTTCTGCGTGGGGACCCTGATCTTCGGGGTGCTGCAGCGGCTGGCGGTGGCCGGGGCGGAGCGCTGGAAGCTGCCCGTCTGGCCGGTG
The window above is part of the Caulobacter soli genome. Proteins encoded here:
- a CDS encoding alpha/beta hydrolase family protein; the protein is MPLRSLLLAPLAVLILGLASPALAANAGFTVVQAADPQGGAPITVGVWYPTDAPARPMPLGIADQVAAPGAPLVGDHLPLIVMSHGNGGFFGGHADTAQALAEAGFVVAALTHTGDNYADQSRATDMANRPRQLSAVIDYMLKASPMHGAIDADRVGAFGFSSGGFTVLVAAGAEPDLSTVAPHCKAHPDFFDCKLTAAHPPSAEAMKAAWTHDARIKAVVSAAPAMGYSFSKAGLAKVSVPLQLWRAEDDQILPDPFYASAVRANLPKAPDWHVVPGAGHFDFLTPCNDKGRATAAAICASAPGFDRAAFHKDFDAKVVGFFKANLAVKP